Proteins found in one Mucilaginibacter gracilis genomic segment:
- a CDS encoding transketolase, giving the protein MSDLKDIAFKVRQHIIRMSTDGGCFVGASLSATDLIVYLYAEYLNINKDNLDDPNRDYLFLSKGHDVPALYGTFAEIGLMDPERLKNHLSTSDHIYWHPNTKIDGIEFHSGSLGHLPSVALGVALDIKMRGGNNKVICILGDGELNEGSCWEAVLVAGAHKLDNLIFVVDRNHFQANMATEDLIPLEPLHDKFTAFGAAVKRIDGHSFEALREAFNAYPFQEGKLNVVIADTVRGKGLPSIEARADRWFCNFNHDEVESLLKELAGEEVTELTSETLVVR; this is encoded by the coding sequence ATGAGTGATTTAAAGGATATCGCGTTTAAAGTTCGCCAGCACATTATCCGCATGTCAACAGATGGTGGCTGCTTTGTAGGCGCTTCTTTATCCGCAACCGACCTTATCGTTTACCTTTACGCCGAGTATTTAAACATCAATAAAGATAATCTGGACGATCCGAACCGCGATTACTTGTTCCTTTCTAAAGGACACGATGTGCCGGCCCTTTACGGAACATTTGCCGAGATTGGTTTAATGGATCCCGAAAGGCTAAAAAATCACCTTTCTACATCCGATCATATTTACTGGCACCCTAATACCAAAATAGATGGTATCGAGTTCCATTCGGGCTCGCTTGGCCATTTACCATCTGTAGCTTTGGGTGTTGCTTTGGATATAAAAATGCGTGGTGGCAACAACAAGGTAATATGTATTTTAGGTGATGGCGAATTAAACGAAGGCTCGTGCTGGGAAGCTGTTTTGGTAGCCGGTGCGCATAAACTGGATAACCTTATTTTTGTGGTTGACCGTAACCATTTCCAGGCTAACATGGCCACCGAAGATTTAATTCCGTTGGAGCCATTGCATGATAAATTTACAGCTTTTGGCGCAGCCGTTAAACGTATTGATGGCCATAGCTTTGAAGCCTTGCGCGAAGCGTTTAATGCATATCCATTTCAGGAAGGAAAGTTGAACGTTGTAATAGCCGATACCGTTCGCGGTAAAGGTTTACCAAGCATTGAGGCCCGTGCCGACCGCTGGTTCTGCAATTTTAATCACGACGAAGTAGAATCGTTATTAAAAGAATTGGCCGGAGAAGAAGTAACCGAATTAACATCAGAAACTTTAGTAGTAAGATAA